One Nematostella vectensis chromosome 10, jaNemVect1.1, whole genome shotgun sequence genomic window carries:
- the LOC125556683 gene encoding uncharacterized protein LOC125556683 isoform X2: MSYYYYYHCKSAIKSKVMVNYQMSHYFQSLDLAYSIYNFFNQLPLFVLVNSGQIPSRIQIKLPWSKADKHAKGVNLSLWANPLNPKLCPVMALISWLLFSGITKGYIFPRIAKDNRRALPSKRSVASYRTIFSKMTKALFEKPYTTHSIRRSAARWAARCGADDSTIKRAGRWKSSSFELYTQDARAEMVMVNGTMHGRKTM; this comes from the exons ATGTCTTACTACTATTACTATCACTGTAAATCAGCAATAAAATCTAAAGTCATGGTAAATTATCAAATGTCACATTATTTTCAATCCTTAGATTTAGCTTATTCcatctataatttttttaatcagcttcctctttttgttttagtcAACTCTGGCCAAATTCCCTCCCGCATTCAGATAAAGCTGCCATGGTCAAAGGCTGACAAGCATGCCAAAG GGGTTAATCTGTCGCTATGGGCCAATCCCCTAAACCCTAAGTTGTGCCCTGTTATGGCACTCATTTCGTGGCTGCTGTTTTCTG GAATCACGAAGGGTTACATCTTCCCTCGCATTGCCAAAGACAACCGACGTGCACTTCCATCAAAGCGAAGTGTGGCCTCATATCGTACTATTTTTTCCAAG ATGACCAAGGCCCTATTTGAGAAGCCATACACCACACATAGCATTAGAAGGTCAGCAGCACGCTGGGCAGCCAGATGTGGTGCTGATGATAGCACAATCAAAAGGGCTGGTCGCTG GAAGTCGAGCAGCTTTGAACTTTACACCCAAGACGCAAGAGCAGAAATGGTCATGGTCAATGGGACCATGCATGGAAGGAAAACCATGTAA
- the LOC125556683 gene encoding uncharacterized protein LOC125556683 isoform X3, protein MSYYYYYHCKSAIKSKVMVNYQMSHYFQSLDLAYSIYNFFNQLPLFVLVNSGQIPSRIQIKLPWSKADKHAKGITKGYIFPRIAKDNRRALPSKRSVASYRTIFSKMTKALFEKPYTTHSIRRSAARWAARCGADDSTIKRAGRWKSSSFELYTQDARVEMITELHDDNPSQDHLLWMFKPLR, encoded by the exons ATGTCTTACTACTATTACTATCACTGTAAATCAGCAATAAAATCTAAAGTCATGGTAAATTATCAAATGTCACATTATTTTCAATCCTTAGATTTAGCTTATTCcatctataatttttttaatcagcttcctctttttgttttagtcAACTCTGGCCAAATTCCCTCCCGCATTCAGATAAAGCTGCCATGGTCAAAGGCTGACAAGCATGCCAAAG GAATCACGAAGGGTTACATCTTCCCTCGCATTGCCAAAGACAACCGACGTGCACTTCCATCAAAGCGAAGTGTGGCCTCATATCGTACTATTTTTTCCAAG ATGACCAAGGCCCTATTTGAGAAGCCATACACCACACATAGCATTAGAAGGTCAGCAGCACGCTGGGCAGCCAGATGTGGTGCTGATGATAGCACAATCAAAAGGGCTGGTCGCTG GAAGTCGAGCAGCTTTGAACTTTACACCCAAGACGCAAGAGTAGAAATGATTACTGAACTTCATGACGACAATCCAAGCCAGGACCATCTGCTGTGGATGTTCAAGCCCCTCAGATGA
- the LOC125556683 gene encoding uncharacterized protein LOC125556683 isoform X1: protein MSYYYYYHCKSAIKSKVMVNYQMSHYFQSLDLAYSIYNFFNQLPLFVLVNSGQIPSRIQIKLPWSKADKHAKGVNLSLWANPLNPKLCPVMALISWLLFSGITKGYIFPRIAKDNRRALPSKRSVASYRTIFSKMTKALFEKPYTTHSIRRSAARWAARCGADDSTIKRAGRWKSSSFELYTQDARVEMITELHDDNPSQDHLLWMFKPLR, encoded by the exons ATGTCTTACTACTATTACTATCACTGTAAATCAGCAATAAAATCTAAAGTCATGGTAAATTATCAAATGTCACATTATTTTCAATCCTTAGATTTAGCTTATTCcatctataatttttttaatcagcttcctctttttgttttagtcAACTCTGGCCAAATTCCCTCCCGCATTCAGATAAAGCTGCCATGGTCAAAGGCTGACAAGCATGCCAAAG GGGTTAATCTGTCGCTATGGGCCAATCCCCTAAACCCTAAGTTGTGCCCTGTTATGGCACTCATTTCGTGGCTGCTGTTTTCTG GAATCACGAAGGGTTACATCTTCCCTCGCATTGCCAAAGACAACCGACGTGCACTTCCATCAAAGCGAAGTGTGGCCTCATATCGTACTATTTTTTCCAAG ATGACCAAGGCCCTATTTGAGAAGCCATACACCACACATAGCATTAGAAGGTCAGCAGCACGCTGGGCAGCCAGATGTGGTGCTGATGATAGCACAATCAAAAGGGCTGGTCGCTG GAAGTCGAGCAGCTTTGAACTTTACACCCAAGACGCAAGAGTAGAAATGATTACTGAACTTCATGACGACAATCCAAGCCAGGACCATCTGCTGTGGATGTTCAAGCCCCTCAGATGA